The segment AACTGCTCGCTCTCTGCAACCCGCACAATCCGCTCGGCACCGTCGCCACGCGCGAGGAGCTGCAGGCACTCGCCGCGGTGGTCACCACGGCGGGGGGACGCGTGTTCGCAGACGAGATCCACGCCCCGCTCATCTACCCGCCGGCACAGCACATCCCCTACGCCTCCGTCTCGGCCGAGGCCGCCGGGCACACGGTGACCGCCGCCTCCGCGTCGAAGGCCTGGAACCTCGCCGGTTTCAAGTGCGCGCAGCTGATCTTCTCCGACGACGCCGGCCCCGCCGCATGGGAGGCCGAGGAGGGGTGGATCGGCCACGGCACGGCGACCATCGGGGCCGTGGCGAGCCTGGCCGCCTACACCGGCGGTTCCGACTGGCTGGCGGAGGTCACCGACTACCTCGACGGCAACCGGCGTCTGCTCGCCGAGCTCGTGGAGGCCATCCCCGGAGTGACGACGACCACGCCAGAGGGCACCTACATCGCGCTGCTCGATTTCCGCGAGACGGAACTGGCCGGAGATCTCGGCGCCTGGTTCCGCGAGCACGCCCGTGTGGCGATGACCGACGGCGCCGCCTGTGGCCAGGCCGCGGTCGGTTTCACGCGCCTCGTGTTCGCCACGCCGCGCCCGATCCTGACCGAGGCACTCGGCCGGATCGGCGACGCGCTCGCGGCCCGCTGAGCCTGAGCCTGCCAAGCCCCGGCGCCCGCTGAGCCCCGAACGCCGCCCCGACGTTCCCGGCTCCCCGGCCGCGTCCCTCGGTCACCCGGTGACGTCGAAGACGCCGTGCGCACCGCGCTCTCCATCGATCATGAAGTGCGAGACGAAGGGGTAGTGCCCGGCCTCGGGGAAGATCAGCTCCACGAAACCGCCCTGGGCGGGCATGAGCCCGAGCGCCTGCGATCCGGCGCCCTCGACGCGGTCGATGAGATAGCGCCCCTCCGACCACACGGTGTCGAACTGGCCGCCCACCACGTGGAAGCTCGTGGGCCGCTCGACCCCGGCATCCAGCACCCAGACGCGCACCCGCTCGCCGACCCGCGCCGGCAGCGGCGCATGATCGTACTGGTTGGCGTAGCCGTTGAACACGACCAGATCGGGGCGCCCGGTGGCCAGCGCGTCGAGGTCGACGACGCCGCCGTCGTGGTCGCCGAGGTAGTACTCGCCCTGCACCAGCACGTAGCTGCGGTCCACGGCGGGCAGGTCGTCAGGCTCGATGACGACCGCCCCGTACATGCCGTTGGCGATGTGCGCGGTCATCGGCATGGTCGAGCAGTGGTACATCCAGATGCCGGCACGGGTCGCGGTGAACGTGTAGGTGAGGCTCTCCCCCGGCGCGATCGTGCGCATGGGTTCGTCGGGGGCGAGGGATCCGGCGTGGAAGTCGATCGAATGACCCATGTCGCCGTCGTTGACGAGGGTGACGACGAACGTGTCGCCCACGCGCCCGTGCAGCACGGGGCCGGGGGCCGTGCCGCCATACGTCCACAGCGTCTGGGTGATGCCCGGGGCGACCTCGGTCTCCACATCGCGCGCCGCGAGGGTGAGGGTGTGCGTGACGGGGCCGTCGGATGCGGGCAGAGGATCCAGTTCGGCGGGGAAGGGCTCGAACCCCTCCCCCGGCGCGCCACCCATGTCCATGCCACCCATGTCGGCGTCGTCGTCCATGCCGGTGTGATCGCCCATGCCGTCGTGGTCGTGTTCGGCGCCTCCGCCGGTCGCGGCCCCGTCGGAGCCCACGGCGACGATCGAGAGCGTCATCCCCAT is part of the Microbacterium pseudoresistens genome and harbors:
- a CDS encoding MalY/PatB family protein, whose product is MGFDTISEAELRAAGSIKWTMFPDAIGAFVAEMDFGVAPAIRDAVVGALDAGLTGYLSTALDGDLRTATAGWYADRYGWRVDAEQVRLVPDVIAAFEFAIRSFTAPGAAVIVPTPAYMPFLSVPPRLGRRVIEVPSLLVGGRWTMDLEAVARAFDDGGELLALCNPHNPLGTVATREELQALAAVVTTAGGRVFADEIHAPLIYPPAQHIPYASVSAEAAGHTVTAASASKAWNLAGFKCAQLIFSDDAGPAAWEAEEGWIGHGTATIGAVASLAAYTGGSDWLAEVTDYLDGNRRLLAELVEAIPGVTTTTPEGTYIALLDFRETELAGDLGAWFREHARVAMTDGAACGQAAVGFTRLVFATPRPILTEALGRIGDALAAR